Within Candidatus Binatia bacterium, the genomic segment CCCATGGTGCGTCGGACACCGGGCATCGCAACGGTTTGTCCGCGAGAGTGTCAGGCGGCTTGCGCGATGGTCTTCTGCTCGAACTCCAGCCAGCGGGCCCGCAGCCGCAACGCCAGTCTGCGCGCCACGGCGACGATGGCCTTCTTGCGTCCGACCCGTTGCTCCAGACGCTCGAAGCATTCGACCAGCGCCAGGTCCTTGCGGCGCTGCACTGCTACCCAGGCACACTGCACCAGCCACGCGCGCAACGCCCCCGGCCCGCACTTGCGTACGGGGCCGCGGTGCACCAGCTCTCCCGAACTGTACTCCCGCGGCGTCAGGCCGAGATAGTTGGGCAGCGAGTCGGCCGTCGCAAACCGCTGGATAGCGCCAATCTCCAAGGCAAAGCGCACGGCGGTAAATGCCCCCACTCCCGACTGCTGCGCGAGCGCTTTGACCAGCGGCGCATACTGCGGCAAGCGCGCCACCGCGCGCAGTTCCTTGGCCAAGCGCCGCGCGCTGGCGCCGGCCGCGGTGCGCAGCGCCACCAACTCCTCGATGCACACGGCCACCGGCGTCGGTAGCTGCTGCGCCTGCAACCACCGCTCCAGCGCACACCACCCCGTGCCGCGCACGGGGGGCGTGTACCCGTGTTCCTGCAGCAACATCCGCACCCGAACCTGCTGGCGGCGGCGGTCCTTGAGGACCTGTCCATAGGTGCGCGACAGCTGCCGGTACTCGTGCTGTTCGCGACTCGGAACGTAGATGCTCTTGAGCACTCCCTTCTCGTACTTCAACGCCAGGCTGCCCGCATCCAGCCCATCGGTCTTCACTTGGGCGCCCGGCGCGCGCTCCACGGTACTCGGCGGCACGACGATCACACGCGCGTTTCGCTCCTCCACCCACCACGCGATCTCGTAGCCAAACCCACACGCCTCGTAGACGACGTGCACCTCGCAGCCGCGGTCCTGGTACTCCCGCACCACGGCTTGCAAATGCTTGAGCTCGCCGGCGC encodes:
- a CDS encoding IS110 family transposase, translating into MRRLVLKEGRNQCPPQPGQVVIIGVDLSRSKWVYACRWGGQERRRFGSAGELKHLQAVVREYQDRGCEVHVVYEACGFGYEIAWWVEERNARVIVVPPSTVERAPGAQVKTDGLDAGSLALKYEKGVLKSIYVPSREQHEYRQLSRTYGQVLKDRRRQQVRVRMLLQEHGYTPPVRGTGWCALERWLQAQQLPTPVAVCIEELVALRTAAGASARRLAKELRAVARLPQYAPLVKALAQQSGVGAFTAVRFALEIGAIQRFATADSLPNYLGLTPREYSSGELVHRGPVRKCGPGALRAWLVQCAWVAVQRRKDLALVECFERLEQRVGRKKAIVAVARRLALRLRARWLEFEQKTIAQAA